A region from the Rosa rugosa chromosome 6, drRosRugo1.1, whole genome shotgun sequence genome encodes:
- the LOC133718234 gene encoding 3-methyl-2-oxobutanoate hydroxymethyltransferase 2, mitochondrial-like: MAFMAAVSRAALFSRAGIIRSMSNIPENTVYGGPKSQSPDRRVTVTQIKQKHNKGDPITMVTAYDYPSAVHLDSAGIDIALVGDSAAMVVHGYDTTLPITLDEMLVHCRAVARGAKRPLLVGDLPFGFYESSSIQAIDTAVRILKEGGMDAIKLEGGAPSRITAAKSIVEAGIAVMGHVGLTPQAISVLGGFRPQGRNVASAVKVVETALALQEAGCFSVVLECVPPLVAAAATSALQIPTIGIGAGPFCSGQVLVYHDLLGMMQHPHHAKVTPKFCKQFAQVGDVINKALVDYKEEVTSRTFPGAAHSPYKINPADVDGFLSELQKMGLDKAASAAAEAAEKINSNKSK, from the exons atggcaTTCATGGCCGCCGTTTCACGCGCCGCGCTCTTTTCCCGTGCCGGAATCATCCGCTCCATGAGCAACATCCCCGAGAACACCGTCTACGGCGGCCCAAAGTCCCAGAGCCCGGACCGCCGCGTCACCGTCACCCAAATCAAGCAGAAGCACAACAAGGGCGACCCCATCACCATGGTCACCGCCTACGACTACCCCTCCGCGGTCCACCTCGACTCCGCCGGAATTGACATTGCCTTGGTCGGCGACTCGGCTGCGATGGTCGTGCACGGTTATGACACCACCCTCCCTATAACGCTTGACGAGATGCTCGTCCACTGCCGCGCTGTGGCGCGTGGGGCCAAGCGCCCGCTTTTGGTTGGGGACTTGCCTTTTGGGTTCTACGAGTCCAGCTCCATTCAG GCTATCGATACAGCGGTGAGGATTTTGAAGGAAGGAGGAATGGATGCAATAAAATTGGAAGGAGGGGCACCTTCGAGGATTACTGCGGCAAAATCTATTGTTGAGGCTGGAATTGCTGTGATGGGGCATGTGGGACTTACCCCACAGGCGATTAGTGTTCTCGGGGGGTTTAGGCCTCAAGGAAGGAATGTTGCTAGTGCTGTAAAG GTTGTGGAGACAGCATTGGCTTTGCAAGAAGCTGGGTGCTTTTCTGTTGTTTTGGAATGTGTACCGCCACTTGTGGCGGCTGCAGCAACGTCTGCTCTTCAGATTCCTACAATTGGCATTGGAGCAGGGCCTTTTTGCAGTGGACAG GTGCTAGTTTACCATGATCTTCTTGGAATGATGCAGCACCCACATCATGCCAAG GTTACCCCTAAATTCTGTAAGCAGTTTGCACAGGTTGGAGATGTCATCAACAAAGCTCTTGTAGACTACAAGGAAGAAGTGACTAGTAGGACATTCCCAGGCGCTGCCCACAGCCCATACAAGATTAACCCTGCTGATGTTGATGGCTTTTTAAGCGAGTTACAAAAAATGGGTTTGGACAAGGCTGCATCTGCGGCAGCTGAAGCAGCTGAGAAGATAAATTCAAACAAATCAAAGTAA